The Besnoitia besnoiti strain Bb-Ger1 chromosome Unknown contig00014, whole genome shotgun sequence genome contains a region encoding:
- a CDS encoding methyltransferase domain-containing protein (encoded by transcript BESB_026180), whose protein sequence is MRWWGTFPAFHAHQTAGLQNGETDRKSFFRVSGVVSRARKLSSRLHFVDVSPSGALEPTGDEEESVTHSAASSEATQTTVRAGTTADFSGGGSHACSGPPLNKLVEEWPPKQMTPPPHTADHEEQRASTRSCLPFPEERKSGIHVNHHSRNGEFVESGSGSTTDPSVIGGRRTQLLFDFAEFVGICRSCCVHTGGPEKAVEQTCYSEICTSTQQKEDPRVLCPTDPFEHFQTIQNAVEGGTPQPRETAFASLCSLLHHAGCELRVLGYPTKTRSGQVSLVVTFVTYLKAPPAYEALNRLCKCVETGGLPLEILIASTRAQSQSGDWLGSMAEKTGAQQLLQFAAPERKRVLKQLCRCLTGRPVERMRPPSFSMKDFAILDLTTTLRTTWPVTEFGRFSGVPDMATTTLFPPSENPQVPSSADKDANYRKYMVQKKCPQVRWMIQRVRDVYHALLSKQIHESDSLPPAPKNNKPSFRCLDVGGGKGDLGIALATAFPEFRVTVLDINATSLEAARQRARDSGILNIDFVCDDFSHYEISSDTRLIVGLHSCGGLADCILARAVALGASFLVCTCCFCKHPHLRTEFLVKRLRELHGSSLPLEQEADAEFEPGTETYSSLGRLTTVKDSGVSLTDPWPSPGGTDPKTAIGSQLERLLMTERLLPLLCRLAESSERAMSLQAMHAVNAWRMACVLEISRQPDMPPLSGSNVLAEQVLYRELCIKAFSEDYSPKNLVLTGVAR, encoded by the exons ATGCGGTGGTGGGGTACGTTCCCAGCGTTTCATGCACATCAAACAGCGGGTCTTCAGAACGGCGAAACTGATCGGAAGAGCTTTTTTCGTGTTTCCGGTGTCGTTTCTCGAGCACGGAAGCTCAGCTCTCGTCTGCATTTCGTGGATGTGTCACCGTCCGGAGCCCTCGAACCTACAGGGGATGAGGAGGAAAGCGTGACTCACAGCGCTGCCTCTAGTGAGGCGACACAGACGACAGTTCGGGCCGGCACAACGGCTGATTTCAGTGGAGGGGGCAGCCATGCGTGTTCTGGTCCGCCCCTCAATAAATTAGTGGAAGAATGGCCCCCCAAGCAAatgacgccgccgcctcacaCGGCTGACCATGAAGAGCAAAGAGCATCGACGCGGTCCTGCCTGCCTTTCCCTGAGGAAAGGAAATCCGGGATCCATGTTAATCATCACAGCCGTAACGGGGAGTTCGTTGAATCAGGGTCCGGAAGCACAACAGATCCGAGTGTGATCGGAGGACGCAGGACTCAGCTACTCTTCGACTTCGCTGAGTTTGTGGGGATAtgcaggagctgctgcgtACACACGGGAGGGCCGGAGAAAGCCGTGGAACAGACATGCTATAGTGAGATCTGCACATCTACCCAACAGAAGGAAGACCCACGTGTTCTCTGTCCCACGGACCCCTTTGAGCACTTTCAGACAATCCAAAATGCTGTCGAGGGGGGCACACCTCAACCCCGAGAAACAGCTTTCGCGAGCCTATGTAGCCTGCTCCATCATGCTGGCTGTGAGCTGCGGGTACTTGGCTATCCGACAAAGACCCGTAGTGGTCAGGTCTCACTGGTTGTAACTTTCGTTACTTACCTCAAG GCACCGCCCGCATACGAAGCTCTCAATCGGCTATGCAAGTGCGTTGAGACCGGAGGCCTGCCGCTGGAAATTCTGATTGCTTCTACGCGGGCTCAGAGTCAGAGCGGGGATTGGTTGGGCAGCATGGCGGAGAAGACAGGAGCTCAACAATTGTTGCAGTTTGCGGCCCCTGAAAGAAAAAGAGTGCTGAAGCAGCTCTGCCGCTGCTTAACAGGCCGGCCGGTAGAGAGAATGCGGCCTCCGAGCTTTTCGATGAAAGACTTTGCCATCCTCGATCTG ACAACCACCCTCCGGACGACATGGCCCGTCACTGAGTTCGGCCGTTTTTCGGGCGTACCAGATATGGCAACGACAACCCTATTCCCGCCATCCGAGAATCCTCAAGTGCCATCATCAGCGGACAAAGATGCTAACTATCGGAAGTATATGGTACAGAAGAAATGCCCTCAAGTTCGATGGATGATACAGCGAGTCAGGGACGTCTACCACGCCTTGCTTTCGAAGCAAATACACGAATCAG ACTCGCTACCACCCGCGCCAAAAAATAATAAACCATCCTTCAGGTGCCTGGATGTCGGCGGTGGAAAAGGTGACCTCGGCATCGCCTTAGCAACCGCCTTTCCCGAGTTTCGTGTCACTGTCCTTGACATCAATGCCACGTCCCTCGAGGCAGCCCGGCAACGCGCAAGGGATTCAGGGATCCTTAACATCGACTTCGTGTGTGACGACTTCAGCCACTACGAAATTAG CTCAGACACAAGACTAATTGTGGGTCTGCACTCGTGCGGCGGCCTTGCCGACTGCATCCTTGCCCGCGCTGTGGCGCTAGGAGCGAGCTTTCTTGTTTGCacctgctgcttctgcaaGCACCCGCATCTGAGGACAGAGTTCCTGGTGAAGCGACTGCGGGAGCTCCACGGTTCCAGTTTGCCACTAGAGCAAGAAGCCGATGCAGAGTTCGAGCCCGGCACTGAAACGTATTCAAGCCTGGGACGGCTCACGACTGTCAAAGATAGCGGAGTTTCCCTAACAGACCCGTGGCCTAGTCCCGGGGGTACAGACCCGAAGACTGCAATAGGGTCACAGCTAGAACGGCTGTTGATGACGGAGAGACTCCTTCCCCTCCTATGCAG ATTGGCAGAGAGCAGCGAAAGGGCAATGAGCCTGCAGGCCATGCACGCGGTAAACGCGTGGCGAATGGCCTGCGTACTCGAGATAAGCAGGCAACCAGATATGCCGCCCCTAAGCGGTTCCAACGTGCTCGCGGAGCAAGTCCTGTACAGGGAACTTTGCATAAAAGCATTCTCGGAAGACTATTCTCCGAAGAACCTCGTGCTTACTGGCGTTGCAAGGTGA